GCCTGGCCTCAGCATGTCCTCCTCAGCGAAGACGCCTTCACCGATGACCGTGAATTGCGCGAGCAGCTGCTGCACGAGCTGTGTCATCAGTGGTGGTACCTGATCGAGGAGATCTGGGCACTCAACGGCCCAGCCGCCACGTCGTCCGCGGTCCTGCCCTCCGGTACAGCGGGCCGCACCCCGTCGGAGGTCCTCGGCGCCGCGCATGTCGCGACCGCGCTGATGCGTTGGTACCGCGTCACCGAACCCACCTCGGCCCGGATCAGCGCTCTCTCTGCCTACGCGGCCGGCTGCCTGGATCGCGTCGACACCCCGAACCTCACCCTCGCCGGTCGGCAGCTCGCCCATCGACTCCAGGAGGCACGATGACCACCGCCACCGTGGCGGCAGGAACCAAGCGGCACCTCTTTCGCAGCTGGTCGACGCCGATCTACCAGGCCGACCTACCTGGAGCCGATCGCATCAACCAGATGTTGAATTCGCTCATCCTCGACGCCGAGCAGAGAGACCCGCACGCGGCGCTGTTCGGCGGCATCGACGCGATCAAGAGCTGCCAGGACATCCTGCGCTGGGGCCTGCCCGAAACCACATGGCTGAGTCAGCAGATCAGCCACGCGGTGACCGCCCTGACCTTCGACGTGCTGGGAAACGCTGCCGTGGAGGTCAGGCAGGGAGTCCTCGCTGAGGCATGGGCAGTGGTCTACCGCGGCGGAGGAAGCCTGCGACCCCACACCCACCACGACTCAGCCTGGTCCGGCGTCTACTACATCGATGCCGGTGGAACGGACGCCGGCCACCTCCAGATGCTCGACCCCCGGCCCGCCGCCGTGGCCCGCGGCGCATCCTCGGGGGCTGTCCAGATAGAGCCCCGACCGGGACGAATGGTCGCCTTCCCCGGCTGGTTGCCGCACTCGGTCCAGGCAACCCTGCCCGACGGAGGACTACGCATCGCCGTGGCATGGAACGTCGCCTACGACAAGACCTTCACGGCGATGTCATGACCATCATCAATCACGCTGTCAGCCATCTGTGGGCGACCCCGATGAGCGCCGGCCGGATTGACCTGACCGGCCTTCTCCACGAACCGATCACGCTCCCCGAGATCGGACTCCCATGTCAAAAGCTCCCTGCCA
This is a stretch of genomic DNA from Parafrankia discariae. It encodes these proteins:
- a CDS encoding TIGR02466 family protein, giving the protein MTTATVAAGTKRHLFRSWSTPIYQADLPGADRINQMLNSLILDAEQRDPHAALFGGIDAIKSCQDILRWGLPETTWLSQQISHAVTALTFDVLGNAAVEVRQGVLAEAWAVVYRGGGSLRPHTHHDSAWSGVYYIDAGGTDAGHLQMLDPRPAAVARGASSGAVQIEPRPGRMVAFPGWLPHSVQATLPDGGLRIAVAWNVAYDKTFTAMS